The Saprospiraceae bacterium genome includes a window with the following:
- a CDS encoding T9SS type A sorting domain-containing protein, translating into MMRKGILLIIGVFLTFFNSLLSQAPAPASFTSGTSTYTVPAGYIADLRVQVWGGGGGTTTGGSGARNGGGGGGYAEFTYLGVSGPITISLTVGVGGNNSDGGTSTFNGPGGTLSATGGGRGNATSGGSGGTGSGPVGTNINSGGNGGARTANMAGGGGGGAGGPSGAGNVGGAASGNTGGAGGASAGGGAGGKGENQDANPQNPGNGISPGGGAGGLGDNRGAVSGGSGMSADGGGGQIVVTPMNILPVTLIDFSVKNYDSQNHLYWSTASETNNDHFSIERSSDGRNFSVISRVEGAGNSSSRLDYRYSDQSPLPDVSYYRLKQTDYDGKFEYSSIVAVRDDAAKGHADVRYRPAQHELHIATPLAAYTISISDMSGKIVRTTSGYADGDLQLSVADLTPGMYVAIINGQTGTTNYRFSKL; encoded by the coding sequence ATGATGAGAAAAGGAATTTTACTAATTATCGGAGTTTTTTTGACTTTTTTTAATAGTCTTTTGAGCCAAGCACCTGCTCCAGCATCATTTACTTCAGGCACTTCCACCTATACAGTTCCTGCAGGTTATATTGCGGATTTAAGAGTCCAGGTATGGGGCGGCGGTGGTGGAACTACTACTGGTGGAAGCGGAGCTCGAAATGGTGGTGGCGGTGGTGGTTACGCAGAATTTACATATCTTGGAGTTTCTGGGCCAATTACAATTAGTTTAACTGTGGGTGTAGGAGGGAATAATTCAGATGGAGGTACCTCTACTTTTAATGGTCCGGGTGGCACTTTATCAGCTACCGGAGGCGGTAGGGGGAATGCTACATCAGGAGGTTCGGGCGGAACAGGAAGCGGACCTGTAGGTACTAATATAAATTCAGGTGGAAATGGCGGAGCAAGAACGGCTAATATGGCTGGAGGTGGTGGAGGTGGAGCAGGAGGACCTTCTGGTGCTGGTAATGTTGGAGGAGCGGCTTCTGGAAATACAGGTGGTGCTGGAGGAGCATCTGCTGGAGGTGGGGCAGGTGGAAAAGGGGAAAATCAAGATGCAAATCCACAAAATCCAGGCAATGGAATTTCACCAGGGGGTGGTGCAGGCGGATTAGGAGATAACAGAGGTGCTGTTTCAGGTGGCAGTGGTATGAGTGCAGATGGTGGGGGAGGTCAAATTGTAGTTACTCCCATGAATATTCTTCCTGTTACTCTCATTGATTTTTCTGTAAAAAATTATGATTCTCAAAATCATCTGTATTGGTCTACAGCCTCTGAAACTAATAATGATCATTTTTCTATCGAAAGATCATCAGACGGACGCAATTTTAGTGTCATTAGCAGGGTAGAAGGCGCTGGTAATAGTTCAAGTAGACTAGATTATCGTTATAGTGACCAATCCCCTTTGCCAGATGTTAGCTACTATCGACTTAAGCAGACAGACTACGATGGCAAGTTTGAGTACTCTTCCATTGTTGCTGTCAGGGATGATGCTGCCAAAGGGCATGCTGATGTCAGATATAGGCCGGCGCAGCATGAACTTCACATCGCGACACCACTGGCAGCATATACCATCTCCATATCAGATATGAGTGGCAAGATTGTCCGGACGACGTCTGGCTATGCCGATGGCGATCTTCAGCTGTCAGTAGCTGACCTAACACCGGGTATGTATGTAGCTATTATCAATGGACAGACGGGGACAACGAACTACCGATTCAGTAAGTTATAA
- a CDS encoding family 20 glycosylhydrolase, translating to MVKYIVISVLILVNFECHSQYKILPQENLNDQLEVNEDLKFVQEQAMAVHESEFSIGDVCSDNLNNQIVKKNLNGQERPVLGASNLIPQPQKCTERSGVFTLEGITKLKAPKEFSEVARLLKDEMKISLNGKGKTKIIELIKSKDNLEGEKYRLNITPSKISIYAANVSGAITAVFTLLQLQKLQPDTHLIPCADIEDGPRFVYRGMHLDVSRHFYPVSFIKKYLDIMALYKFNTFHWHLTDSPGWRLQINKYPLLTSQSGFRNYAQWTDWSKNGSHFVPEGNPNAYGGYYTQDEAKEIVAYAKQRNITVIPEIEMPGHSFEVLAAYPELSCSDIPNTCHEFCIGNPQTLDFLKDILAEVMAIFPSRYIHIGGDEAGTHCWKKCSKCQDLKVKKGLKDEHELQSYLISNIEQFLKSRGRKLIGWDEIIEGGLPADATVMSWRGEKGGIIAAEQNHDVIMTPGACYLDAYQSNPMTQPLAIGGFLPIQNVYNYEPVPAQLSVEKAKYILGLQACLWTEYMPTTYQVEYMAFPRAQAIAETGWTQKSLKNYDHFHKRIQAHYLLLQRMHVNYYRPSTFLTISEQPNADHTASELTLVSELFKPDIRYTTDGSSPTPTSQTYTKPIEVRGKVEIKSAIFQNGQMLGKETSYTSNHHRAIDKKVTFNNDWSTSYPAQSERTLTNGVMGSFTYQDKQWLGYLKDLDVTLDMETVQPLSEVSIRFMQQIGPGVFLPSHVDILVSEDGVKYVNVKKINHDISEKNPELILKKFTATIDSVSARYIRIVAPNIHGGYMFIDEIMVY from the coding sequence ATGGTAAAATATATTGTAATCTCAGTTTTAATACTTGTTAATTTTGAATGTCATTCGCAATACAAAATTCTTCCACAAGAAAATCTGAATGATCAATTGGAAGTAAATGAAGACTTAAAATTTGTACAAGAGCAAGCAATGGCTGTACACGAATCAGAGTTTAGTATTGGTGATGTTTGCTCTGATAATCTAAATAATCAAATAGTCAAAAAAAATCTGAATGGACAAGAAAGACCTGTACTTGGTGCATCCAACCTAATCCCTCAGCCTCAAAAATGTACTGAGAGAAGTGGTGTTTTCACTTTGGAAGGTATCACAAAATTAAAAGCACCTAAAGAGTTTTCGGAAGTAGCAAGACTGTTGAAAGATGAAATGAAAATCAGTCTAAATGGAAAAGGAAAGACGAAAATTATAGAATTGATCAAATCTAAAGACAATTTGGAAGGAGAAAAATACAGGCTGAATATCACTCCTTCAAAAATATCCATATATGCTGCCAATGTAAGTGGTGCTATTACCGCAGTTTTTACTTTGCTCCAGTTACAAAAATTGCAACCAGACACCCACTTAATACCATGTGCTGATATCGAAGATGGTCCAAGATTTGTTTATCGAGGTATGCATTTAGATGTATCGCGTCACTTTTATCCGGTGAGCTTTATCAAAAAATATTTGGACATAATGGCGTTATACAAATTTAATACATTCCATTGGCACTTGACAGATTCTCCCGGGTGGAGGCTTCAGATCAATAAATATCCTTTACTTACTTCGCAGTCGGGGTTCAGAAATTATGCCCAATGGACAGATTGGTCAAAAAACGGGAGTCATTTTGTACCGGAAGGCAACCCAAATGCATATGGTGGATATTACACCCAAGATGAAGCAAAAGAGATTGTAGCCTATGCAAAACAAAGAAACATTACTGTCATTCCCGAAATAGAAATGCCGGGGCATTCATTTGAAGTACTGGCGGCATATCCGGAATTATCTTGTTCCGACATTCCGAATACTTGCCATGAATTCTGTATAGGAAACCCCCAAACATTAGACTTTCTAAAAGATATTTTAGCGGAAGTTATGGCTATATTTCCATCCAGATACATACATATAGGGGGTGATGAAGCTGGTACACATTGTTGGAAAAAATGCAGTAAATGTCAGGATTTGAAAGTTAAAAAAGGACTCAAAGATGAACATGAATTACAGTCTTATCTCATAAGTAATATAGAACAATTTTTAAAGTCACGGGGTCGAAAACTCATAGGCTGGGATGAAATTATCGAAGGTGGTCTGCCTGCAGATGCTACGGTGATGAGCTGGCGAGGTGAAAAAGGTGGTATCATAGCCGCCGAACAAAACCACGATGTGATCATGACTCCGGGAGCGTGTTATTTGGACGCATATCAGAGTAATCCGATGACGCAACCATTGGCTATTGGAGGATTTTTACCTATTCAGAATGTATATAATTACGAACCTGTACCAGCTCAATTGAGTGTAGAAAAAGCTAAATATATCTTAGGATTGCAAGCTTGCCTTTGGACTGAATATATGCCCACTACCTATCAGGTGGAGTATATGGCCTTTCCAAGAGCACAGGCAATAGCTGAGACAGGATGGACACAAAAATCACTAAAAAATTATGACCATTTTCACAAAAGAATCCAGGCCCATTATTTATTGTTGCAACGGATGCATGTAAATTATTACCGGCCATCCACTTTCCTGACGATCAGTGAGCAACCTAATGCAGACCATACTGCCAGTGAACTCACATTAGTCAGTGAGCTTTTCAAGCCGGATATAAGATATACTACTGATGGATCATCTCCCACTCCAACATCTCAGACTTATACCAAACCTATAGAAGTCAGAGGTAAAGTGGAAATAAAGTCGGCTATTTTTCAAAATGGTCAGATGCTGGGTAAAGAAACAAGTTACACATCAAATCACCACCGGGCTATTGATAAAAAAGTGACCTTCAACAACGATTGGAGTACATCCTATCCGGCACAAAGTGAAAGAACACTGACAAACGGTGTCATGGGTTCTTTTACTTACCAAGACAAGCAGTGGCTCGGTTATCTGAAAGATCTGGATGTCACGCTTGATATGGAAACCGTACAGCCTCTGTCAGAAGTATCCATCCGTTTTATGCAGCAAATCGGCCCCGGTGTATTTTTACCTTCACATGTCGATATTTTAGTATCCGAAGACGGTGTTAAATACGTCAACGTCAAAAAGATAAACCATGATATTTCAGAGAAAAATCCTGAATTAATTCTTAAAAAATTTACTGCCACAATAGATTCTGTTTCTGCCCGATATATAAGGATCGTAGCTCCGAATATCCATGGCGGTTATATGTTTATAGATGAAATTATGGTGTATTAG
- a CDS encoding glycoside hydrolase family protein translates to MLKIEIKLWMVILLACTGFQAIGQKYFAVQPMSIDARLVAVNNAVMLKGPSILMDDHRFVWCGSVVQSNDSTYHMFFSTWTCDRDSLGFYNTWVLESQIGYATSRFPDKDFKFEKIVLRGTRFDGDTTAWDAQMVHNPHIKKFGDRYYLYYIGAKDPGTQPPDSPGSKLSKRDRIQQMQHIGVIEFSDFDEILNGTFIRPKQPLLSPRTRVKKENIINPSPQGTLQKPDNIIVTNPSVVYRHSDGKYLLYFKGNWYDPHWRGVHGVALSDHPAGPFVTSDQIVFDVRMDDGKIANAEDPFVWYYKKFKQFFVIIKDFSGKMTGGEPSLAILSSQDGINWKKSGRSTFMNKQVQLKNGSLIKLHHLERPFLLTNDQGDPMTFYGAATINSPADQKVTGTFNVSIPLKINYNSLNKK, encoded by the coding sequence ATGCTAAAAATTGAAATTAAACTTTGGATGGTAATTCTTTTGGCATGTACAGGTTTTCAGGCCATAGGGCAAAAGTACTTTGCCGTCCAGCCTATGTCCATTGATGCAAGGTTGGTTGCTGTAAATAATGCTGTCATGCTCAAGGGGCCTTCCATACTGATGGACGATCACAGGTTTGTGTGGTGTGGTAGCGTGGTACAAAGTAATGACTCAACGTATCATATGTTTTTTTCTACATGGACTTGTGATAGAGATAGCCTTGGTTTTTATAATACCTGGGTATTAGAATCACAGATTGGATATGCTACATCAAGGTTTCCTGACAAGGATTTTAAGTTTGAAAAGATCGTACTCAGAGGTACAAGGTTTGATGGCGATACTACTGCCTGGGATGCACAGATGGTACACAATCCTCACATCAAGAAGTTTGGTGACAGATATTATTTGTATTATATAGGTGCAAAAGATCCCGGTACGCAACCACCGGATAGCCCTGGATCAAAGCTGAGTAAAAGAGACAGAATCCAGCAGATGCAGCATATTGGGGTGATAGAATTTAGCGACTTTGACGAGATACTAAACGGGACTTTTATACGTCCCAAACAACCACTTTTATCTCCCCGCACAAGGGTAAAAAAGGAAAATATCATCAACCCATCTCCTCAAGGTACGTTGCAAAAACCTGACAACATCATTGTAACCAATCCGTCGGTGGTCTATAGACATTCAGATGGTAAATACCTGTTGTATTTTAAAGGAAATTGGTACGATCCCCATTGGCGGGGTGTGCATGGTGTGGCCTTGTCTGATCACCCGGCTGGCCCTTTCGTGACAAGTGATCAGATCGTATTTGATGTACGCATGGACGATGGTAAAATAGCTAATGCAGAAGACCCTTTTGTATGGTATTATAAAAAATTCAAGCAATTTTTTGTCATTATCAAAGATTTTTCAGGAAAAATGACGGGTGGAGAACCATCACTGGCTATTTTGTCGTCCCAAGATGGCATCAATTGGAAAAAATCAGGAAGATCAACATTTATGAATAAACAAGTGCAACTAAAAAATGGAAGTCTCATCAAACTTCATCATCTGGAAAGACCATTTTTATTGACAAATGACCAAGGAGATCCCATGACATTTTATGGAGCCGCCACCATTAATTCGCCTGCTGATCAAAAAGTTACAGGTACTTTCAATGTGTCTATACCATTGAAAATCAATTATAATAGCTTAAATAAAAAGTAA
- a CDS encoding sulfatase-like hydrolase/transferase, whose product MIQHLLQKLIIAFHFSIGNRIGDHSRKFPSFEKTAIKYLIQKKNVVHMFIIFVFILLIGQIGSSQILTKKQPNIILFLVDDMGWMDTSVPFGDSVTTNNRKYHTPNMQKLADEGVRFTNAYVNPVCTPTRTSILCGLSAVRTHITNWTNTPPNQHTDYPDSILQFPAWNINGLSPKPHENAFQATPFTEILKNEGYFTIHVGKAHWEANQHQDLIH is encoded by the coding sequence ATGATACAACACCTTTTGCAGAAATTAATAATTGCTTTTCATTTTTCCATTGGAAATAGGATAGGCGACCATAGTAGAAAATTCCCATCCTTTGAAAAGACAGCTATCAAATATCTGATTCAGAAAAAGAATGTTGTACATATGTTCATAATATTTGTATTCATTTTATTAATTGGTCAAATAGGAAGTAGTCAGATATTGACAAAAAAACAACCTAATATCATATTGTTTTTGGTAGATGATATGGGATGGATGGATACATCAGTGCCTTTTGGAGATTCGGTGACCACCAATAATAGAAAATATCATACTCCCAATATGCAAAAACTGGCTGATGAGGGAGTCAGATTTACAAATGCCTATGTCAATCCGGTTTGTACGCCTACACGTACCAGTATTTTGTGCGGACTCAGTGCTGTACGGACACATATTACAAACTGGACCAATACTCCACCTAACCAACATACGGACTATCCTGACAGCATTCTGCAATTTCCGGCCTGGAATATCAATGGACTCAGTCCCAAACCACACGAAAATGCTTTTCAGGCCACACCTTTTACCGAAATCCTTAAAAACGAAGGGTATTTTACAATTCATGTCGGTAAAGCGCATTGGGAAGCCAATCAACACCAGGATCTGATCCACTAA
- a CDS encoding sulfatase-like hydrolase/transferase, translating into MGSQSTPGSDPLNFGFLTNVGGTSIGHPQSYYGKNNFGNKAGSITHWAIPGLQEFYDKDVFLTEALTQKAIQLMSGSIGQQKPFFLNFGHYAIHTPIQPDHRYFEKYLLNGLDSTEAAYATLVEGMDKSLGDIMHFLKSQNQEDNTIIIFLSDNGGLTNSSRGGTRNTHNHPLRSGKGSVYEGGIKVPMIVKWPKMVRSGTKTSHQMMAEDIFPTILEMAGAKFTAAKIDGKSLVPALKSPVYKGSLRNLIFHYPHRWTKNEDEGIAWASALRRGDWKVVYLMKEQKLELYNIAKDPGEKVNLADTYPEQVTALAQIMGDELRSKNAQMPLWKKSGKQVAWPDQLEK; encoded by the coding sequence TTGGGAAGCCAATCAACACCAGGATCTGATCCACTAAATTTTGGTTTTCTGACTAATGTAGGAGGCACATCGATAGGTCACCCACAGAGTTATTACGGAAAAAATAATTTTGGTAACAAAGCAGGTTCGATTACCCACTGGGCTATACCTGGTCTGCAGGAGTTTTACGACAAAGATGTTTTCCTTACGGAGGCACTGACTCAGAAAGCCATCCAACTTATGAGTGGATCTATCGGACAACAAAAACCATTTTTTCTGAATTTTGGTCATTATGCTATTCATACGCCTATACAGCCGGATCACCGCTATTTTGAAAAGTACCTTTTGAATGGGTTGGATTCTACCGAAGCCGCCTATGCTACCCTTGTCGAAGGTATGGACAAAAGCCTTGGTGATATCATGCACTTCCTAAAAAGTCAAAATCAGGAAGATAACACCATCATCATATTTTTGTCTGACAATGGCGGCCTTACCAACTCTTCTCGCGGCGGTACCAGGAATACACACAATCATCCATTGAGGTCAGGAAAAGGTTCGGTGTATGAAGGCGGCATTAAGGTACCCATGATCGTTAAATGGCCCAAAATGGTCCGAAGTGGCACAAAAACCAGTCACCAAATGATGGCTGAAGATATTTTTCCCACAATTTTAGAAATGGCAGGTGCAAAGTTTACTGCAGCAAAAATTGATGGAAAATCCTTAGTCCCGGCACTTAAAAGTCCGGTTTACAAAGGGAGCCTTAGAAATTTGATATTTCATTATCCTCATCGCTGGACCAAAAACGAAGACGAAGGCATCGCTTGGGCAAGTGCTCTGCGCAGAGGAGATTGGAAGGTGGTATATCTGATGAAAGAGCAAAAACTGGAACTGTATAATATAGCTAAAGACCCGGGAGAAAAAGTAAACCTGGCAGATACATACCCTGAACAGGTGACTGCTTTGGCCCAAATAATGGGAGATGAGTTGAGAAGTAAAAATGCACAGATGCCTCTATGGAAAAAATCAGGCAAGCAGGTAGCCTGGCCTGATCAGTTGGAAAAATAG
- a CDS encoding HmuY family protein, translating to MFKSIILKTFIVVSAFTMFSCDKEEEVAQPLNTVNKEILVSASDQGAFALFSFETGAIVSNSLVQSSDWDFGLKLITFSVNSGVSGPGNAGVIIQDGVLDNVKTAPTTGYKTDAQGSPAIKGEWYTYEATTRSFTPKAGKVFIFKTAKGKYAKMEILKGEPTDDNGTVVVPPARPTKIKYTLRYVYQPNGTLVF from the coding sequence ATGTTTAAATCAATTATTTTAAAAACGTTTATTGTGGTTTCTGCTTTCACAATGTTTTCATGTGATAAGGAAGAAGAAGTAGCACAGCCATTAAATACGGTGAATAAAGAAATCCTGGTATCTGCAAGTGATCAGGGTGCTTTTGCCTTATTCAGTTTTGAGACCGGTGCGATAGTATCCAATAGTTTAGTACAGTCATCAGACTGGGATTTTGGTCTCAAGCTGATCACTTTTTCTGTCAATAGCGGAGTAAGTGGTCCGGGAAATGCAGGAGTCATCATCCAGGATGGTGTTCTGGACAATGTCAAAACTGCCCCTACAACGGGATATAAAACCGATGCTCAGGGTAGCCCCGCCATTAAGGGTGAATGGTACACATATGAAGCCACTACAAGGTCATTTACCCCTAAAGCTGGAAAGGTTTTCATCTTTAAAACAGCAAAAGGAAAATATGCTAAAATGGAAATCCTGAAAGGCGAGCCTACGGATGATAATGGTACAGTAGTAGTTCCACCTGCTAGACCGACTAAAATAAAATACACGCTGAGATATGTATATCAACCCAATGGCACTTTAGTTTTTTAG
- a CDS encoding TonB-dependent receptor, translating into MIRSFVSSFFIVLLLTNFTAAAYAQESISDTMMKVNVDELVVTATRNERMLSNVTVPTLLINHKLIQLSGNVRLNDVLQEQTGLFLTSASGSSSVGGGVFGNGIQIQGMSPDYTLIMLDGEPLTGRQGGVIDLSRYSVGNIRKIEVIKGPSSALYGSEAMGGVINILTEEKRKKSGTIMMRYGSFNTADLNLSTNLSHKKSSIFLFANYITSDGYDLQTETPEKTQDPFHNITTQLKWTYRFSDKTRLVWNNRWFKGNQTSAFAFNGSELNITGSGITDDININPVFHHRFSEKIKSSLRLYTSLYRYEQQLNQKGSAEQYYYDNFSHNYYRVENQTDWDINDQHQLVAGGGYNLQTVETIRYRTKKEQHNSYLFVQHEWRPTTDLTIIPGLRYDGNSDYADRVTPKLSMQYKVSDRFRINFSYGSGFKAPDFRQLYLYYVNPAAQGYRVYGASEFSLPELEQQKAEGLVSTILPDAYRISELRPESSHGFNLGGTAVLKKLPITLDFNIFYNAINDLINYLPVATLKNNALVFSYLNVNRAFTSGLEINLKGKLYKKLEWNAGYQYLVTGDRDVIQKIKNEEVYGRNTPLGSARLMNYSDYTGLLGRSPHMANLKLFYQDEKSGWNGTIRCTYRSKWGIVDLDGNKFANMDEEYAKDLLLLNVSLGKSIHKNINLMVNINNLLHQIDPSNVPQMMGRHFMATCTWNFLN; encoded by the coding sequence ATGATCAGATCGTTTGTTTCGTCTTTTTTTATTGTATTATTACTTACAAATTTCACTGCGGCGGCTTATGCACAGGAAAGTATAAGTGATACAATGATGAAGGTCAATGTTGATGAACTGGTTGTAACAGCTACAAGAAATGAAAGAATGCTTAGCAATGTTACTGTTCCTACACTTTTGATCAATCATAAGTTGATACAACTTTCAGGCAATGTTCGTTTGAATGATGTACTGCAAGAGCAAACCGGACTTTTCCTGACATCTGCATCAGGTAGTTCATCAGTGGGTGGTGGCGTATTTGGTAATGGAATCCAGATTCAGGGTATGTCTCCTGATTATACACTAATTATGCTGGATGGTGAACCACTCACTGGCAGACAAGGTGGCGTGATAGATCTCTCCAGATATTCTGTAGGTAATATACGAAAAATTGAAGTCATCAAAGGTCCGTCAAGTGCATTGTACGGAAGTGAAGCTATGGGTGGTGTGATAAACATATTGACAGAAGAAAAAAGAAAAAAATCCGGTACTATTATGATGCGCTATGGTAGTTTTAACACCGCAGATTTAAACCTGTCCACCAATCTTTCTCATAAAAAGTCAAGTATCTTCTTATTTGCCAACTATATCACCTCTGACGGTTACGATTTGCAGACTGAAACTCCGGAAAAAACACAGGACCCTTTCCATAACATCACGACGCAACTCAAGTGGACGTACAGGTTTTCAGACAAAACCCGATTGGTCTGGAACAACAGATGGTTTAAAGGTAATCAAACATCTGCATTTGCATTTAATGGTTCTGAACTCAACATCACCGGCTCAGGCATTACGGACGATATCAATATCAATCCTGTCTTTCATCACAGGTTTTCTGAAAAAATAAAATCATCTCTTCGGCTTTATACCAGTTTATACAGATATGAGCAACAGCTCAATCAGAAAGGATCAGCTGAGCAGTACTATTATGATAATTTCAGTCATAATTATTACCGGGTTGAAAATCAGACAGACTGGGACATCAACGATCAACATCAATTAGTGGCTGGTGGAGGTTACAACCTTCAGACTGTAGAAACGATAAGATACAGAACTAAAAAAGAACAGCATAACAGCTACTTGTTTGTCCAGCATGAATGGCGACCTACAACTGACTTGACGATTATACCCGGATTGAGATATGATGGCAATTCTGACTATGCCGACAGAGTGACACCTAAATTGTCGATGCAATACAAAGTATCAGACAGATTCAGAATCAACTTTTCGTACGGTAGTGGTTTTAAAGCTCCGGATTTCAGACAGCTTTACCTCTATTACGTCAATCCTGCTGCCCAGGGATACAGAGTTTATGGTGCATCTGAGTTTTCTCTGCCCGAGTTGGAGCAACAAAAAGCGGAAGGTTTGGTGTCAACCATTTTACCTGATGCCTACAGAATCTCAGAATTGAGACCTGAAAGCTCACACGGGTTCAATCTCGGTGGAACAGCCGTATTGAAAAAACTGCCCATAACTTTAGATTTTAATATTTTTTATAATGCCATCAATGATCTGATCAACTATCTGCCTGTCGCCACACTGAAAAACAATGCTTTAGTATTCAGTTATCTCAATGTCAACAGAGCTTTTACATCAGGTCTGGAAATCAATCTTAAGGGAAAACTTTACAAAAAACTGGAGTGGAATGCCGGATACCAATATTTGGTCACCGGTGACAGAGACGTCATCCAAAAAATCAAAAATGAAGAAGTATATGGTAGAAATACACCTCTCGGATCGGCACGGCTCATGAATTATTCTGACTATACCGGCCTATTGGGTCGAAGTCCACATATGGCAAACCTTAAGCTATTTTATCAGGATGAGAAGAGTGGATGGAATGGCACAATCAGATGCACCTACAGAAGCAAATGGGGTATCGTGGATCTGGATGGAAATAAATTTGCCAATATGGATGAAGAGTATGCTAAAGACCTGCTCTTGCTGAATGTCAGCCTTGGAAAATCTATCCATAAAAATATCAATCTCATGGTAAATATCAACAATCTGCTACATCAGATTGACCCATCAAACGTTCCCCAAATGATGGGAAGGCACTTTATGGCAACTTGTACCTGGAATTTCTTAAATTAA